From the genome of Lotus japonicus ecotype B-129 chromosome 6, LjGifu_v1.2, one region includes:
- the LOC130724185 gene encoding protein DMP2-like, protein MNENSMLSLISNRNTTKNSTMSSKTLSGVGSLIKLLPTGTVFLFLFLSPVFTNNGHCHTVNKYLSAILLIVCGFSCVFSSFTDSYTGSDGKRHYAVVTTKGLWPSPASENVNLSAYKLRFGDFVHGFFSLIVFAVLGLLDTNIVRCFYPEFESFGKVLMQVLPPVIGAVAGVVFMMFPSNRHGIGYPTSIDSNDTSENSDQKK, encoded by the coding sequence ATGAATGAAAACAGCATGTTATCCTTAATCTCCAACAGAAACACCACCAAGAATTCAACCATGTCATCCAAGACACTCTCAGGAGTTGGAAGCCTCATCAAGCTCCTCCCAACCGGCACCGTCTTCTTGTTCCTCTTCCTCAGCCCTGTTTTCACCAACAACGGACACTGCCACACCGTCAACAAGTACCTCAGCGCCATTCTCCTCATTGTCTGTGGCTTCAGCTGCGTCTTCTCTTCCTTCACCGACAGCTACACCGGAAGTGATGGTAAGAGGCACTACGCCGTCGTCACCACCAAGGGTCTCTGGCCATCTCCGGCGTCGGAAAATGTTAACCTCTCGGCGTACAAGCTCCGGTTTGGTGACTTCGTGCATGGTTTCTTTTCTTTGATTGTGTTTGCTGTGTTGGGACTTCTTGATACCAACATTGTTCGTTGCTTCTACCCTGAGTTTGAGTCTTTTGGGAAGGTTTTGATGCAGGTTCTGCCTCCGGTTATTGGCGCAGTTGCTGGTGTTGTGTTCATGATGTTCCCTAGTAATCGCCATGGAATTGGATATCCTACCAGCATTGATTCTAATGACACCTCTGAAAATTCTGATCAGAAGAAATAA